In Massilia antarctica, the following are encoded in one genomic region:
- a CDS encoding TetR/AcrR family transcriptional regulator, giving the protein MVKATSSVQDRKLRESEQRRKDIIKAVRKLIKAGGARAITLRKVAEEAGFSTTVVYALFEDKATLITQAMDSDLLNLAKAMRAATDPALPPIDNIKRAGRAYVKFGMLHPDQYALVFLERRPHAPVESAKIEHGNQSQDPYAFGRQLFAALAESGVVRADRLDSMGQIFWEGIHGMTSLRLVFGESEQWFEHAAFDQHLEDLLDVLMTGILHRFRT; this is encoded by the coding sequence ATGGTGAAGGCAACAAGCAGCGTGCAGGATCGCAAGCTGAGGGAATCCGAACAGCGCCGTAAAGACATCATCAAGGCCGTCAGAAAACTGATCAAGGCGGGCGGTGCGCGCGCGATAACCTTACGCAAGGTTGCCGAGGAAGCTGGCTTTTCCACCACCGTGGTGTATGCGCTGTTCGAGGACAAGGCCACGCTCATTACCCAGGCCATGGACAGCGACCTGCTCAACCTCGCCAAGGCCATGCGCGCCGCCACCGACCCGGCACTGCCGCCGATCGACAACATCAAGCGCGCCGGCCGTGCCTACGTCAAGTTCGGCATGCTCCATCCCGACCAGTACGCGCTGGTCTTCCTGGAACGCCGGCCCCACGCGCCGGTCGAAAGCGCCAAGATCGAACATGGCAACCAGTCCCAGGACCCCTACGCCTTCGGCCGCCAGCTGTTCGCGGCCCTGGCCGAATCGGGTGTGGTGCGCGCCGACCGCCTCGACTCCATGGGCCAGATCTTCTGGGAAGGTATCCACGGCATGACCTCGCTGCGGCTCGTGTTCGGCGAATCCGAACAGTGGTTCGAACACGCCGCCTTCGACCAGCACCTGGAAGACTTGCTCGATGTATTAATGACCGGAATCCTGCACCGTTTCCGCACATAA
- a CDS encoding TorF family putative porin, whose protein sequence is MNKFIVLAALAGVIHTGQAHAAEPAIQSYSLDIEAKLLTDRKNRGVSDTYNRPGAELTMEAVHESGVVGYLQLGTVRKEIFPGTNSLQVTGALGYRWGNPDGWHFGAGVAQEWFPGAKANDAPTGIDWSTGEPTGVTNTKFDTSYGVFEFAYGAIEARYLYVFSDELRGNNTATICGTAYLPAVLAGGAPGKAIACYDGGLKHSRGSHLLDVGIKHKLDGRNKLIAHIGFQKMRHFRDADLVDYKLGIVHTRWGLDFGAELAGAVLRNRELAVVPDSAGNTRKVDRAALILSLAKRF, encoded by the coding sequence ATGAACAAATTTATCGTGCTGGCCGCGCTGGCGGGCGTCATCCACACCGGCCAAGCCCACGCCGCCGAGCCGGCGATCCAGAGCTACTCGCTCGACATCGAAGCGAAGCTGCTCACCGACCGCAAGAACCGCGGCGTATCCGATACCTACAACCGCCCCGGCGCCGAACTGACGATGGAAGCGGTGCACGAATCGGGCGTGGTCGGCTATCTGCAACTGGGCACGGTCCGCAAGGAGATTTTCCCGGGCACCAATAGCTTGCAGGTGACCGGCGCGCTCGGCTACCGCTGGGGCAATCCCGATGGCTGGCACTTCGGCGCTGGTGTGGCACAGGAGTGGTTCCCGGGCGCGAAGGCCAACGACGCGCCGACCGGCATCGACTGGAGCACGGGCGAACCGACGGGCGTGACCAACACCAAATTCGATACCAGCTACGGCGTGTTCGAGTTTGCCTATGGCGCCATCGAGGCACGCTATCTGTATGTCTTCAGCGACGAACTGCGCGGCAATAACACGGCCACCATCTGCGGCACGGCTTATCTGCCGGCGGTACTGGCCGGGGGCGCCCCGGGCAAGGCGATCGCCTGCTACGACGGTGGCCTCAAACACTCGCGCGGCTCGCACCTGCTCGACGTCGGCATCAAGCACAAGCTCGATGGCAGGAACAAGCTGATTGCGCACATCGGTTTTCAAAAAATGCGCCATTTCCGCGACGCCGATCTGGTTGACTACAAGCTGGGGATCGTGCACACGCGCTGGGGCCTCGATTTTGGCGCCGAGCTGGCGGGCGCCGTGCTGCGCAACCGCGAACTGGCGGTGGTGCCCGATAGTGCGGGAAATACCAGGAAGGTGGATCGCGCGGCGCTGATCCTGTCGCTGGCCAAGCGTTTTTGA
- a CDS encoding alanine racemase: MRRRTALAAIAGLAGAGALALRPRAHGAPHDAYFAHVAAALRAAGIATPTMVLDRDRMLANAAQVMRNIGGRMHLRLVAKSLPCLPLLDDLITAMRTERLMVFNLAYLEQLAAQRPALDLLLGKPLPVAAAAQFYDRFKNGGFDPARQLQWLVDSPQRLAQYRDLARQRQLQLRVNVEIDVGLHRGGVASAAALQQMLDIVKSEPRLQWSGMMGYDAHITKLPNLPGLRARALADALGIYRDYAAQATRALHGGAAADGLTLNAGGSPTYRLHDGKGAANEVALGSALVKPGDFDTALLGDLAPAAFIATPVLKAPAQFDMPNGVEWIGAAVRAWDVNQSHAWFIYGGNWLADPVSPAGIVPSGLYGTSSNQQVLLGSGAQQLHVDDVIFLRPRQSESVLQQFGDIVVMESGRITQRWPVLTPMP, from the coding sequence ATGAGGCGCCGCACCGCGCTGGCGGCCATCGCCGGCCTGGCTGGCGCCGGCGCACTGGCCCTGCGTCCGCGCGCGCACGGCGCCCCGCACGACGCCTACTTCGCGCACGTGGCCGCGGCGTTGCGCGCAGCCGGCATCGCCACGCCGACCATGGTGCTCGACCGCGACCGCATGCTGGCCAATGCCGCCCAGGTCATGCGCAACATCGGCGGGCGCATGCACCTGCGCCTGGTGGCCAAATCCCTGCCCTGCCTGCCCCTGCTCGACGACTTGATCACCGCAATGCGCACCGAGCGCCTGATGGTGTTTAACCTGGCCTACCTGGAGCAGCTGGCCGCGCAGCGCCCGGCGCTCGATCTGTTGCTTGGAAAGCCGCTGCCGGTGGCCGCCGCCGCCCAGTTCTACGACCGTTTCAAGAATGGCGGCTTCGATCCGGCGCGCCAGTTGCAATGGCTGGTCGACAGTCCCCAGCGCCTGGCACAGTACCGCGACCTGGCACGCCAGCGCCAGCTGCAGCTGCGCGTGAATGTCGAAATCGACGTCGGCTTGCATCGCGGCGGCGTTGCCAGTGCGGCCGCGCTGCAGCAGATGCTCGACATCGTGAAGTCGGAACCGCGCCTGCAGTGGTCCGGCATGATGGGTTACGACGCCCACATCACCAAGCTGCCTAACCTGCCGGGCCTGCGCGCGCGCGCCCTGGCCGACGCGCTTGGCATTTACCGCGACTATGCCGCGCAGGCCACCCGCGCGCTGCATGGCGGCGCGGCGGCGGACGGCCTGACCCTCAACGCCGGCGGCTCGCCGACTTATCGCCTGCACGACGGCAAAGGCGCGGCCAACGAAGTGGCGCTCGGCTCGGCCCTCGTCAAGCCGGGCGACTTCGACACCGCACTGCTGGGCGACCTGGCGCCGGCCGCATTCATCGCCACGCCGGTCCTGAAAGCGCCGGCGCAATTCGACATGCCGAACGGGGTCGAATGGATCGGCGCCGCCGTCCGTGCGTGGGACGTGAACCAGTCGCACGCCTGGTTCATCTATGGCGGCAACTGGCTGGCCGATCCCGTCTCGCCGGCCGGCATCGTGCCCAGCGGCCTGTATGGAACGTCGTCGAACCAGCAGGTCCTGCTTGGCTCCGGCGCACAACAACTGCACGTGGACGATGTCATCTTCCTTCGGCCACGCCAGAGCGAGTCCGTGCTCCAGCAATTCGGCGACATCGTCGTGATGGAGTCGGGCCGGATCACGCAGCGATGGCCGGTACTGACACCCATGCCATAA
- a CDS encoding ISL3 family transposase, protein MSISMETLFTTALGLQAPWEVTEFKLDTGARRIDFEVRYQSEEMACPVCETPAQKIHSRMRRSWRHLDFFQYEAWVHAEVPRVRCRSCGKTSRIEVPWSRPGSHFTLLFEALAMSLCQTMTVAETARLLRVTAHRLWRSVGHYVAVARGKDDMSDVKLIGIDETSLRRGHQYVTVVHDLDAKRLLFATEGRGHETVAAFKADLIAHGGQVQGIAHVCMDMSQAYVKGVTEQLPQAQISFDRFHVIAMANDAMDKVRKLEMAEQPRVVRSALGTERKTVRALMWGMRRDARSWTARQRDTMYLLQRSRLKTARAWRLKEALRDAYRQAVTANNAEVAQSALESWMSWARRSRLEPFKKLALTLRERLPGVVRGMLDGRSNAYVEAMNGMLQQSKRAARGFRSAANFIAIAYLRMSKLTHLPVNPLQTAGKRSVSIRRYRDGRQVSPKTS, encoded by the coding sequence TTGAGTATTAGCATGGAAACCTTGTTCACCACCGCGCTGGGCTTGCAAGCTCCGTGGGAGGTGACTGAATTCAAGCTCGACACTGGGGCGCGACGGATCGATTTTGAAGTACGCTATCAAAGCGAGGAGATGGCCTGCCCCGTTTGCGAGACACCAGCACAGAAGATCCACAGCCGCATGCGGCGCAGCTGGCGACATCTCGATTTCTTCCAATATGAAGCTTGGGTGCACGCCGAAGTACCGCGCGTGCGCTGCCGCTCCTGCGGCAAGACCTCGCGCATTGAGGTGCCGTGGTCGCGACCTGGAAGTCATTTCACCTTGCTTTTCGAGGCGCTGGCCATGTCCTTGTGCCAGACGATGACGGTGGCCGAGACCGCCCGGCTGCTGCGTGTGACGGCGCATCGCCTGTGGCGCAGCGTCGGCCATTACGTCGCGGTGGCGCGCGGCAAGGATGACATGAGCGACGTGAAGCTCATCGGCATCGACGAGACCAGCCTTCGGCGCGGTCACCAGTATGTGACTGTTGTTCACGATCTGGACGCCAAGCGCCTGCTGTTCGCCACCGAAGGCCGCGGCCACGAGACGGTAGCCGCTTTCAAGGCCGATCTGATTGCCCATGGCGGGCAGGTGCAGGGAATCGCGCATGTCTGTATGGATATGAGCCAGGCCTACGTCAAGGGCGTCACCGAGCAATTGCCGCAGGCTCAGATCAGCTTCGACCGTTTCCACGTCATTGCCATGGCCAACGATGCCATGGACAAGGTCCGCAAGCTGGAAATGGCGGAACAGCCGCGTGTCGTTCGCAGCGCCTTGGGCACCGAACGCAAGACCGTCCGCGCATTGATGTGGGGAATGCGTCGCGACGCGCGTAGCTGGACGGCACGCCAACGCGACACGATGTATCTCTTGCAGCGCTCCCGACTCAAGACTGCAAGGGCGTGGCGGCTGAAGGAAGCATTGCGGGACGCCTATCGGCAGGCCGTTACCGCCAACAACGCGGAGGTGGCGCAGTCAGCGCTGGAGAGTTGGATGTCGTGGGCTCGCCGGAGTCGACTCGAGCCGTTCAAGAAGCTGGCGTTGACGCTGCGCGAGCGACTGCCGGGCGTCGTGCGCGGCATGCTCGATGGCCGCAGTAACGCCTATGTCGAAGCGATGAACGGCATGCTTCAGCAATCCAAGCGTGCAGCGCGCGGTTTCCGCAGCGCCGCCAATTTCATTGCCATCGCCTATCTGCGCATGTCCAAGCTGACTCATTTGCCTGTCAATCCCTTGCAGACAGCAGGAAAAAGGTCTGTTTCAATTAGGCGATACCGCGACGGTCGTCAAGTTTCACCGAAAACGTCATAG
- a CDS encoding D-arabinono-1,4-lactone oxidase: MSPLSRRRRLFLKTGAVAASLLASRAIPALAAAAPAQAAVTWKNWSDSAHCTARALAAPADEAAVAALLRASGGAVRCVGAGHSFTPLVPTFGTIVSLDRLSGLRSHDKAAMSATLKGGTRLSQVSRQLDGAGLALRNLPDIDMQSLAGAISTATHGTGAALPALHADVIGMRIVSPQGDVTEWQQERHADQMAAARVSLGSLGVITELTMRVVPAHSLQRKVWLKPLEEMLQQAPELARIHRHFEFYYLPFTGYAAAITHDAYAGSDILMPPSQDEDMLRDLRQLRDWLGKFPGLRRWSAARLIDADLTEHATNRSFRLLSNVRPTRFNETECHVPREVGIACVRDVIRTLERRNDVFFPLEFRFVKADDAWLSPFYQRDSCSIAVHAAHGEAYDYLTSEIGPVFRKYGGRPHWGKLHNFSATELAALYPRWKDFQALRQQMDPHGRMLNPHLRALFGVPA, translated from the coding sequence ATGAGCCCCCTGTCCCGGCGCCGCAGGTTGTTCCTGAAAACCGGGGCGGTGGCCGCGAGCCTGCTGGCCAGCCGCGCCATCCCGGCGCTGGCGGCGGCAGCGCCTGCCCAAGCCGCCGTCACCTGGAAAAACTGGTCGGACAGCGCGCACTGCACGGCGCGCGCCCTGGCCGCACCGGCCGACGAAGCTGCCGTCGCCGCGCTGCTGCGCGCATCGGGCGGCGCCGTGCGCTGCGTGGGCGCCGGCCATTCGTTCACTCCCCTGGTGCCGACCTTTGGTACGATCGTCTCGCTCGACCGCCTCTCCGGCCTGCGCTCCCACGACAAGGCGGCCATGAGCGCCACCCTGAAAGGCGGCACCCGCCTGTCGCAAGTGTCGCGCCAGCTCGACGGCGCTGGCCTGGCGCTGCGCAACCTGCCCGACATCGACATGCAGTCGCTGGCCGGCGCGATCAGCACCGCCACCCACGGCACCGGCGCCGCGCTGCCGGCGCTGCATGCGGACGTGATCGGCATGCGCATCGTCTCGCCGCAGGGCGACGTCACCGAGTGGCAGCAAGAGCGCCACGCCGACCAGATGGCAGCCGCGCGCGTGTCGCTGGGCAGCCTTGGCGTCATCACCGAGCTGACGATGCGCGTGGTGCCCGCGCACAGCCTGCAGCGCAAGGTGTGGCTAAAGCCGCTCGAAGAGATGCTGCAACAGGCGCCGGAACTGGCGCGCATCCATCGCCACTTTGAGTTCTACTACCTGCCTTTCACCGGCTACGCCGCCGCCATCACGCACGACGCCTACGCCGGCAGCGACATCCTGATGCCACCGTCGCAAGACGAAGACATGCTGCGCGACCTGCGCCAGCTACGCGACTGGCTCGGCAAGTTCCCCGGCTTGCGACGCTGGAGCGCGGCCAGGCTGATCGACGCGGACCTGACCGAACACGCCACCAACCGCTCGTTCCGCCTGCTCTCGAATGTGCGTCCGACCCGCTTTAACGAAACCGAATGCCACGTGCCGCGCGAGGTGGGCATCGCCTGCGTGCGCGACGTGATCCGCACCCTGGAACGGCGCAACGACGTATTCTTCCCGCTTGAATTTCGCTTCGTTAAAGCCGATGACGCCTGGCTCAGTCCCTTCTACCAGCGCGACAGTTGCTCGATCGCGGTGCATGCGGCGCACGGCGAAGCCTACGACTACCTGACCTCGGAAATCGGCCCGGTGTTTCGCAAATACGGCGGCCGTCCGCACTGGGGCAAACTGCATAACTTCAGCGCCACCGAACTGGCCGCGCTGTACCCGCGCTGGAAGGACTTCCAGGCGCTGCGCCAGCAGATGGACCCGCACGGGCGCATGCTCAATCCCCACTTGCGCGCCCTGTTCGGAGTGCCGGCATGA
- a CDS encoding DUF2147 domain-containing protein has translation MRAIAMMLLSCAWVAPAWAAPDTVPGLWLSADKAAVIAFKACAEPKDALCGTIVWDKDAGTPDDACGVMIAKLNTWQDDAWRNGWVHDPRTRKNYKGIVRTKGDTLLVRAYIGTELLGETEIMTRVASIPAGCKSKETP, from the coding sequence ATGCGAGCAATAGCGATGATGTTGCTGTCATGTGCATGGGTGGCGCCGGCATGGGCCGCGCCGGACACCGTACCCGGTCTGTGGCTCAGCGCCGACAAGGCCGCGGTCATCGCGTTCAAGGCCTGCGCCGAGCCGAAGGATGCGCTGTGCGGCACCATCGTCTGGGACAAGGATGCCGGCACGCCGGACGACGCGTGCGGCGTCATGATTGCCAAGCTCAATACCTGGCAGGACGACGCCTGGCGCAACGGCTGGGTGCACGATCCCCGCACCAGGAAAAACTACAAGGGCATCGTGCGCACCAAGGGCGACACCTTGCTGGTGCGCGCCTACATCGGCACCGAACTGCTGGGAGAGACCGAGATCATGACCCGCGTTGCCAGCATCCCCGCCGGCTGCAAGTCGAAGGAGACGCCATGA
- a CDS encoding c-type cytochrome yields MRTILGMAVFAMGMCGCSASVDKPAAADLQRAQAARPSDPQLAERYERSCMACHAVAASGAPLTGFTPHWQRRLAQGMDQMVRHAAEGLNAMPARGQCNDCSPDDLRALTRFMSAGATP; encoded by the coding sequence ATGCGAACGATACTGGGCATGGCGGTTTTCGCGATGGGCATGTGTGGCTGTTCGGCGTCAGTCGACAAGCCCGCCGCGGCCGATCTGCAACGGGCCCAGGCCGCACGCCCGAGCGACCCGCAACTGGCCGAACGCTACGAACGCTCCTGCATGGCCTGCCACGCCGTCGCGGCCAGCGGCGCCCCCCTCACCGGCTTCACCCCACATTGGCAACGCCGTCTCGCGCAGGGCATGGACCAGATGGTCAGGCATGCCGCCGAGGGCCTCAACGCGATGCCGGCACGGGGCCAGTGCAACGATTGCTCGCCCGACGACCTGCGCGCACTCACCCGCTTCATGAGCGCCGGGGCCACGCCATGA
- a CDS encoding neutral/alkaline ceramidase gives MASHIHSLRLTLAIALSAACGAASADPYLVGRGMSDITGEAAEVGMMGYASLSQVSAGIHMRQRARAFIVADQASGKRIVFVNNDLGMVFQGVQQAVLKQLRARYGSLYGPDNVILAATHTHSGSGGFSHYALYNITTYGYNKRTFDAVVGGIVAAIDKAHRDLKPGSIAIGKGQLTDASNNRSLPAYLRNPLAERERWNSPIDPDMTVLRFRQGADDVGVISWFATHGVSMTPNNHLLSSDNKGYAAWRWEHDLKGVRYNADGDFVAAFAQSNAGDMTPNLNLDGTGPTRNEFDNTRIIGERQLQKALAIYNGALEPLAGTLDYRQRFIDFSRLTVAANFADGRARSTCPAALGTAFAAGTEDGRGLDGFNEGDLAGNPFFQAIGGILTPAPQWVRDCHGVKPVLLAPGVQQPVPWSPEVLPVSIVRIGQLAIVAAPGELTIMAGRRIRETVQAALGDSVKHVVIAGYANAYSGYITTPEEYDAQHYEGASTHFGKWTLGAYQQSYHELATAMRQGVPAYPSAPTRDLSNQQLSFQTGVVLDNTPLFKSFGDVVRQANASYARGQRVDVEFWTGHPKNDLRQNGSFLEVQRWEGAAWRTVATDGDWNTIYRWVRVDPVWGSSKAAISWDIPADAAPGQYRIRHDGNYKNGWDGSIRALSGTSRTFQVN, from the coding sequence ATGGCATCGCACATCCATTCCCTGCGCTTGACCCTGGCCATCGCACTGTCGGCGGCATGCGGCGCGGCCAGCGCCGATCCTTATCTGGTCGGACGCGGCATGTCCGACATCACCGGCGAAGCCGCCGAAGTGGGCATGATGGGTTATGCCTCGCTCTCGCAAGTGAGCGCGGGCATCCACATGCGCCAGCGCGCCCGCGCCTTTATCGTGGCCGACCAGGCCAGCGGCAAGCGCATCGTCTTCGTCAACAACGACCTGGGCATGGTATTCCAGGGCGTGCAGCAGGCGGTGCTCAAGCAACTGCGGGCCAGGTACGGCAGCCTGTATGGGCCCGACAACGTAATCCTGGCGGCCACCCATACGCACTCCGGGTCGGGCGGATTTTCCCACTACGCGCTGTACAACATCACCACCTACGGTTACAACAAACGCACCTTCGACGCCGTGGTCGGCGGCATCGTGGCCGCCATCGACAAGGCGCACCGCGACTTGAAACCGGGCTCGATCGCCATCGGCAAGGGCCAGCTGACCGATGCCAGCAACAACCGCTCGCTGCCCGCCTACCTGCGCAACCCGCTGGCAGAACGCGAGCGCTGGAACAGCCCGATTGACCCGGACATGACGGTGCTGCGCTTCAGGCAAGGCGCCGATGACGTGGGCGTCATCAGCTGGTTTGCCACGCACGGCGTATCGATGACCCCCAACAACCACCTGCTCAGCTCCGACAACAAGGGCTACGCGGCCTGGCGCTGGGAACACGACCTCAAAGGTGTGCGCTACAACGCGGACGGCGATTTCGTGGCGGCCTTCGCGCAGTCGAACGCCGGCGACATGACACCCAACCTGAACCTCGACGGGACCGGCCCCACCCGCAACGAATTCGATAACACGCGCATCATCGGCGAACGCCAGTTGCAAAAGGCGCTGGCGATCTACAACGGCGCGCTCGAGCCGCTGGCCGGCACCCTGGACTACCGCCAGCGCTTCATCGATTTTTCGCGCCTCACCGTGGCCGCCAATTTTGCCGACGGCCGCGCGCGCAGCACCTGCCCGGCGGCGCTGGGCACCGCGTTCGCGGCCGGCACGGAAGATGGCCGCGGCCTGGATGGATTCAATGAAGGGGACCTGGCTGGCAATCCCTTCTTCCAGGCGATTGGCGGCATCCTCACACCAGCGCCGCAATGGGTGCGCGACTGCCATGGCGTCAAGCCGGTGCTGCTGGCGCCAGGCGTGCAGCAGCCCGTGCCCTGGTCGCCGGAAGTGCTGCCGGTATCGATCGTGCGCATCGGCCAGCTGGCGATCGTGGCCGCGCCGGGAGAGCTGACCATCATGGCCGGCCGCCGGATACGCGAGACCGTCCAGGCAGCGCTGGGCGACAGTGTCAAACATGTCGTCATCGCCGGCTATGCCAACGCGTACTCCGGCTACATCACCACACCCGAGGAATACGACGCCCAGCACTACGAAGGCGCCTCTACCCACTTCGGCAAGTGGACACTGGGCGCCTATCAGCAAAGCTACCACGAACTGGCCACGGCGATGCGCCAGGGCGTGCCGGCCTATCCCAGCGCGCCCACGCGCGACCTGTCGAACCAGCAGCTGTCGTTCCAGACCGGCGTGGTCCTCGATAACACGCCGCTGTTCAAGAGTTTTGGCGACGTGGTACGCCAGGCCAACGCCAGCTACGCGCGCGGCCAGCGGGTCGATGTCGAGTTCTGGACCGGGCATCCGAAAAACGACCTGCGCCAGAACGGCAGCTTCCTTGAAGTGCAGCGCTGGGAAGGCGCCGCCTGGCGCACCGTCGCCACCGATGGCGACTGGAACACCATCTACCGCTGGGTGCGGGTCGATCCGGTGTGGGGCAGCTCCAAGGCCGCCATTTCGTGGGACATTCCCGCCGACGCTGCCCCCGGCCAGTACCGGATCCGGCATGACGGCAACTACAAGAATGGCTGGGATGGCAGCATCCGCGCGCTGAGCGGCACCAGCCGCACCTTCCAGGTCAACTAA